The genomic region TTGGATAAGAATGATCCAACGGTCCATATGGGCTGATATTCATACACTATATAGGAGTATAGATAATTTCTCAAGAGCTTTGCTTCTTTCGATTCATATGTCGTTGTTATATTGCTTCAAGAACCATGATTGAAGAGGCCAGTACCACAGCAACAGCATTAATCAGCAATACTAGACATATACACTGGAAAAATCTTTTTCTTTTGCTCAGGCGACGCGACCAATTCTCTCTGTACAGTTACCACAGTCCTACACATCGAATCAACTGTCTTTGTGCACAACTAATGTCACCAAAAATCTGAACAGGAGCATGATCCGCCTTTGAAATGGTGGAACCTATAAGGATCTCTCAGGACAATTTCCCTGTCAAAAACCATGCTGACAAGCTTAAATACCAAATGGCAATCCGCACAGACCCTGAGATTCTTGAATATCCTTACTGTACATCCTTCCGGAACAGTGATAAGGCCATATGCCAATGCAAGCTTCTCGCTGTGATTCCAAAGGTTCTGCTCTTTTTGTTCCTCATCTGTATCATGCAGTGCCAATGAGGTATCAGCAACATAACCTACCTCCCTGAGCTTCAGAAAGATTTCATCTAGCTTCGCGTAGATCTTTTCTGTGTCATTATGACTCCGGTCACCTATACCAAAGGTGCTTACTTCTTTCTTCCGCTTAAGCCAACTGCAAGCAGGTCTTTTATTTAAATTGATGCTTTTCATGTGACTTCTTAGTCTGTCAACATCGGACCATCTTGCACTTGTCGCATATAAGTTCGACAAAAGAACATAAGCTGAGTCATCAAAAGGATCCAACTCAAGGAGTTTCTTGGCGGCTTTCCTCCCAATATCCAGATTTTTGTGAGTTCTACTAGAGGACAACAGGCTACGCCAAATTAGATCATTTGGTAAGACTGGCATGTCTTCAATGAACTTCTCTGCTTCTGTAAATCGCCCTAAACGTCCAAGGACATCCACAATGCAAACACAATGCTTTATTCCAGGGGAAACACCAAATACAGAAGACATAGAGTTATAGTAATCAATACCCTTGCCCACTAGACCAGCATGACTACAAGCTGAGAGAAGAGTGACAAATGTTACGTGATCTGGCTTTCGCCCCATCGACACCATATGCTTAAATGTGTCCTCAGCTTCTTTGAAATATCCATATCTTGCATAACCTGATATCAATGTAttccagcattgttggggtcgaaCGGCAGGATCAGGAAGCATTTTCAACATCTCATCCATTTTTCCACATTTCCCGTACATATCCATTGCAGCATTAACCACATGACTGTCATTATCCAGCCCACACTTCACACCAAGACCATGTAGTTGCATGCCTTCTTCTAGTGATGCCAGGCTTGCACTGGATGACAAACATTCAGCTAGACAAACATGATCAAGAGTATTTCCAGCATGCCGCATATCCATGAAAAGCTTTAAACCTTCCTCTCCATGGCCATGTTGAACATTCGCAGCGATCATAGCATTCCAGGAAACGACACTTTTCTTGATGATTGTGCGGAAGACTTTAGTGCTTGAATCTAAGTCACCACAGTTTGCATACATTGTGATCAGAGAGTTACTAACGTAGTCATCAGCTACGAACCCAGTACGGATTGTGTATGCGTGCAGGGGCAATCCATAATTGTGTAAATCATTTGAAGATTTGAAAGAACCCTGGATATTCACTATTGTTATGTAATTTGGCTTTAATCCCGCACTTCTCATCCAAGTAAATACCTGCATTACCTTGGTACAATCCTCAAGCGGTGCATAGCTCCCAATAAGTACATTGCAACTGACAACATCGTGAGTGGACATCAACTGAAATACTCTCTCGACATCTTGGATAGAACTGCATTTACCATACATCGTGAGGAGAGAATTACCAACCAGTAGATTGCGGTCAAGACTTAACTGCAATATCATGGCATGAACCATTCTGCCATCCATCAAAGCTCCTGGACTTGAACATGCTCCTAAAGCGCTGGAAAATGTCATGCGATCTGGAGCTTCATTAGTCTGAAGTAACTGACCTAGTGTCTTCAATGCATCCATGTTATTACCGCTTTGGACATATGATGAAATCATAGTGTTCCATGATATTAGATCCCTTCTGCCCATGCTCCAGAACAGAAACTCAGCATCAACCAACTTCCCAGCAGCAGAATACATATTAACAAGGGCATTAATCACGGGAATATAAGAGTGCAGACCACCCCTGAGACACAGGGAATGAATTCCACTTCCAATGTTGACATAAGCTGGCGACGCACAGGCGCATATCAGGCTGCACATAGTAGTTGCATCATGCCTTAACAATCCACCACGACGCATATCCGAAAATACCATAAAGCATTTACTGCAGTGTCCTTCATGTGAGTACATTGATACCATAGCGTTCCATGATATAGTGTCACGTTCCTCCATTCGATAAAAGAGCTTCTCGGCATCTTGCACCCTCCCAATGTTACCAAGCATTGTAATCAGTGAATTTACAACGGAGACCTGCCTTTGTAGGCCAGAAACTAAGACCTGGGAAAATACCTGAAGCCCAGCCATCTCACTCTCGAGTGACCCACACAAGCTGACCACCGTCGCAAACGCATTTGCATTGCACGCAACACCTTCCATTCTCATCCGGCAATAAGCTCTCAATGCCTCTTCCAAGTACCCATTTGATGACAATGCCACCATCAGTGCCGTCCACGACACGACATTCCGCTCAGGCATCTCCTGGAACAACTTCTGTGCGTCCAACACATGCTTCCGGGAGCCGTACAGGTGAAGGAGCGCTGTCCCGATGTACACGTTCACCATGAGTCCGGCTTTGTGGGTCAGCGCGTGTATGGCGGCTCCACACGTGCGGCCCTCCTCCTTGTCCCGGCGCTCGCACGCGGTGACGAGACTGGCGAGAGCGAAGCCACTGAGCGGAACTGCACGTTCACGCATGCGACGCAACAGGTCGAACGCAGTGGATTCGTGGCCACAGCGGACGCAGCCGGAGATGGCGGTGTACCAGGAGGACGGAGTGCGGTCCGGCATTGCGTCGAACAGGTGGAGCGCGGCATCTGGTGAGCGGTGATGAAAGTAGAAGGCGAGTAGGGTGTTGCTGTGGAAGGCGCTGAGCGGTAGCGCGCGGCGGAGGACGGTCGCGTGGATGGCGCGTGCGAGGCGCGGGGTGTCGGCGAGGTGAGAGAAGCCAGTGCTCGGGAACTGGGCTACCGCGGGGTGCGGGTGGTCGGCGAGGAGGCTGAAGGGGTGAGGCAGAGATGGGTCGACAGGGCATGGTTGCGCGGTGGCGGAGAGGCGACGGGAGgggcaggtggcggcggcgaggcgcggcgctGCTCGGTTGAAGCAGGCGCGGGAGGACTGCCTAGCCAGTTTGGCGGCTAGGAAAATGGCGGGCGGCTTCGTGTTTCGGTCCTGGGCTCCTGGCCGCGACCAAAGAAAGAGAGGGCGAAGAGAAAGGAAACGGATTTTTCGCGGTTTCGCTTCTCGGCCTGTCGACGAAATTGGAGGCCCAAGCCCACTGTCGTGGCCACGGGCTTCCCTTCGCTCCCATAGCCCAGCCTCTCCGATGCTGCCCGGCGGAGGAACCCCGGCTCGGTGGCGGAAGTGGATTTCTTCGCCGGCAACGTGCTCATACATTCCGGTTGTTCAGCACAAACTAGCGACAACGCTGCTTTCTTTCTCCCTGCGGCAAAttttcatgttttgacccttttttaAAATCTATTTGAAATTTGACCTTAGTTTGAAAAAAgttcgagatctgacccttttgctaccgccagagcCCATGACGGTAGGGTCTAACAGCCTACCGCCGGGGATTTTGGCGGTAGGAAACATCGCTACCGTCAACCGGGCTGGCGGTAGCCTGTACAATCCTACCGTTAAGGTGCTTGGCGGTAGGCACGAGCACGCACTGTGTTCAATACTTAGGAGGTTTTGGcggtagggcatgcaaccctaccATCAGAGACCTTTgcggtaggctgttataccctaccgtcatggtccctggcggtagcaaaagggtcagatctcgaaaaaaAATTTAAACTAGAGCCAAATCTCGAATAggtttcagaaaagggtcaaaacacgaaatttagcctctCCCTGCAAGTTTTTAGACGTCTCTTCTTTTTCTCCGTGTGCTCTTCTCTCGGCGTTGTTTCAAACTTAGAGACAGCTTCGGAATTTCATCAAAGATGCATCATGTATTCCTTCGGGCCCTTTTTACTTCGCGTATTAGATTTGTctcaagtcaaactttataaaatttgaccaatattatattaaaaaatatcaacatctacaatataaaatatatatactatgaaactacatttcataaatGAATCTAATAATATTGGTTTGATATTGTAAATATTGAcacttttttctataagtttggttaaAATAGAGATACTTTACTTTGCATAAaatttatatgcaaactaaaaagggcCGGAGGGAGTATGTCTGATTGTTTTTGGACTTGTATTAGGATGCATACAGTCAAACTTTCACCGCAATAATATGCGTACAGGTATTAGATTTACCCAAATGATAAGTACCACACGTGTGCCACGAACACTTCTATCCTGACttttttacaactaaagttgtcatccaaaaagaaaaggaaaacctaAACAAACGGTCATCCGAAAAGAAAGTTGTCATCTTCATGTCACTAAATTTGCCATCAAAAACATTCAGAGTTGTTATATGTTCGTGCCATACAGGGTCCTAAATTTGTAACATGAAATTGTATAGTTTTATGTTTACAAATCTGAATGGATGTAAAAAGTTGGTCAGCTGGAGCATATACAGACTCAGGGCCTTGCAAGGAATTGATTCACTAGTATATTAGATGGAGAAAAATGCATTGTAGGTCATCAAACTTGCATCGGTGGTCATTTTAGTCCCTGTAGTTCAAAATACCCGAAATATCATCCCTAACTTTGTTCTAGGGGTTCATATACGgtcctgaaagtgctagttatcgactagagggggtgaataggcgatttttatgaaagtcttcaaaacatggaagtttcgaagacaaacgatagaaatgaacctattaacatgcagtggaaggtagactacactaagcaagccatagtcaagtatataatgaagtgaaagcacgaagactaatagcagctaggcagtatggatcaggatggaagatagtatgaagccaatcagaacaaacagtcacacaatgaagacaaactaataatgcaagcaggtaatgacttcacaaggaccaactataGATAAAGAGAAGGAaatgatagaaccagttgcttggtgaagacaaggatttgttggaccagttccagttgctttgacaactgtacgtctggttagagaggctgaaatttaactcagaagaccgtgtcttcaccttattccccttgagctaaggacacacagtcctcgcccaatcactcaggtaagtcttcaaggtagactttcagaccttcacagacttcgttcaccggcggtccacaatgactcttggatactcagaacgcgacgcctaaccgactggaggattcacagtcctcaagtgtaacaagtcttcagatcacacagacaggaagacttcagtgatgcctaacactctttggctctgggtgtttagggctt from Triticum aestivum cultivar Chinese Spring chromosome 4A, IWGSC CS RefSeq v2.1, whole genome shotgun sequence harbors:
- the LOC123086231 gene encoding pentatricopeptide repeat-containing protein At3g24000, mitochondrial, which translates into the protein MPDRTPSSWYTAISGCVRCGHESTAFDLLRRMRERAVPLSGFALASLVTACERRDKEEGRTCGAAIHALTHKAGLMVNVYIGTALLHLYGSRKHVLDAQKLFQEMPERNVVSWTALMVALSSNGYLEEALRAYCRMRMEGVACNANAFATVVSLCGSLESEMAGLQVFSQVLVSGLQRQVSVVNSLITMLGNIGRVQDAEKLFYRMEERDTISWNAMVSMYSHEGHCSKCFMVFSDMRRGGLLRHDATTMCSLICACASPAYVNIGSGIHSLCLRGGLHSYIPVINALVNMYSAAGKLVDAEFLFWSMGRRDLISWNTMISSYVQSGNNMDALKTLGQLLQTNEAPDRMTFSSALGACSSPGALMDGRMVHAMILQLSLDRNLLVGNSLLTMYGKCSSIQDVERVFQLMSTHDVVSCNVLIGSYAPLEDCTKVMQVFTWMRSAGLKPNYITIVNIQGSFKSSNDLHNYGLPLHAYTIRTGFVADDYVSNSLITMYANCGDLDSSTKVFRTIIKKSVVSWNAMIAANVQHGHGEEGLKLFMDMRHAGNTLDHVCLAECLSSSASLASLEEGMQLHGLGVKCGLDNDSHVVNAAMDMYGKCGKMDEMLKMLPDPAVRPQQCWNTLISGYARYGYFKEAEDTFKHMVSMGRKPDHVTFVTLLSACSHAGLVGKGIDYYNSMSSVFGVSPGIKHCVCIVDVLGRLGRFTEAEKFIEDMPVLPNDLIWRSLLSSSRTHKNLDIGRKAAKKLLELDPFDDSAYVLLSNLYATSARWSDVDRLRSHMKSINLNKRPACSWLKRKKEVSTFGIGDRSHNDTEKIYAKLDEIFLKLREVGYVADTSLALHDTDEEQKEQNLWNHSEKLALAYGLITVPEGCTVRIFKNLRVCADCHLVFKLVSMVFDREIVLRDPYRFHHFKGGSCSCSDFW